TTTGTTGtggcatttgtgtgtatgtactatATTGTGTATGTAATGTGTTTGGTAAGTGGTTATGTGCTCATGTTGGGGTGTGTTAGAGGCATTTGCCTTAATGTCGTCGCATGGTGTCAAGGTCAATTGAAAAATGTGTCGCAATTACGGGGCTGGGGGCGCCCGTGAGAAGGGGGAAGAgggaaaggaggaagaaaaaggacGGCAAAAGAAGAAAACGAAGGAGGANNNNNNNNNNNNNNNNNNNNNNNNNgaaggggagagagagggagagagaagagagagggaggggggtgaCAACAATCAGTCATGTTTGaatctaaatacattttaaaaaatcatttaaaatacataataataatcatttttataattgttgtcaaaatgtttttttatttctttaatttttttttactttttaagttattttaatgGCCTATTTGTAGTAtagttataataattatataatatataataatatatatatatatacactaccggtcaaaagttggGGACTTACAATTTTCCATTCCACTCTACACAGACAGAATAGCAGCTgaactgagtggggggggggcgatcTTTAATTCAATATTACATTATCCaaatcagcaaccattcatccaatgttccaaaggccacatcctgtttactaatccgatatcatttaaaaaaactaactaagaaaacatcGGAGAAGCTTTTGCAGTTATGTCAGCAcgtaatgtaatctgattactgccctggttaaaaaaacaatgcaactgatctcagtgGGATCGGTCTATAATGGagggcaatggaaatttctaagggACCCCAACTTTGGACGGTAGTGTCTGtccctcttactctctctctctgtctcccccccccccgtgtcaGACGAGCTGCGTGTCTATGTTACTGCCTGTAGATAAATCCTTGTACATGTCAATGTTGACCTTTTGAACATGAGCCAGGATTAGCCCGGAGCCCCCCTGGGGGGCCCCCCGGAGGACCCTCGGGGGTCCACGGACCACAGTTTGACAAACTCTGAAACTCCAGTTAACGCTGACTGGCACATTCTTTAGACGCATTTCTGAAAACCCAAAAGTGTCAACACCAAACCAAACGTGCAAAGGTCCGAGAACACAGTGTCCCGGCATGTAGTAACACAcgttttaatgaaaacaaaaagtacatCAAGTATAGTATGTACATCATAGTGTAGTAAATACCTTGTACTTGTACAGTGCATATCTTGCAAGTATTGCAATCCCAATACTGGATGTCTGTATTGTCCAGTAGGCGCCTGTAGTAAGAAATAGAAAGAACCAAAGAACCaagaaaagtaaaattaaaatcagATGACAGACACAATATGACAGCTAAATAAATCAAAGTCAATGGAAGATTTCTTCGGCCTCGGCATCACGTCTGCGTGCTGCATTCAGGAACACGTGCACAGCTTTGAGTCGTTGTGTGTAAACCGtgttgtagttgtgtgtgtgtgtgtgtgttaattattTAGTGCATCACAGTGTCTGTGCTactttaaaggggaactatgctaTATTAACTATAATAAATATgtgcatcatttttaatttgggCAATTTTCAAAGTGCAATTTACTAattcatgtgtaatttattGTATAATACAGTTTGCTATATCTTGTACACTCATCTATCTCTGTACACGTACCTATCTTTGCTGTTTGCAAACCGCAATTTCCCCACagtgggacaaataaagttgaatctaatctaatctaaacaaagggtttcttatcttatctcacactctaagaaataaatccgtAAAATAACGGAAAAAAAGTTCCGGCAACTCGTTAACCGTAatcaaaaactaaaattgaAGAAGAAAACTTTGCAGCTGAAGTACAAACTCAgaatattttctgttatttcaacTGTTATTTCACCTTCTCTCAGATGAAGCTGCgagcaaaaagcaaagaaatggccaaaactgcacgGTGCCCCTTTAAGACTTGAGCAGTTGTCAGTTTCCCATCCAGCGTCTACGTCgcatcataacagcaatgcaCCATGGtccaaacgcgcctggcttttaaagcgAAAGGGAGATgatctctgattggttgattgcatgttacccaaaaaacacacctgtgaattaatgaagacactgagGACGACCCTTTAGGACCATGTGCCCGGCGCAGAGGCCTCATTTTCCACCATTAAAAGCAAAAGTGGATTCGTACATACCTTAAACGCACCCTCGTGAGACGCATCACGCCGTGCGCTTacatcgttaaaatagggcccagtGTGTTTGGGGTTCAGGCCGCTGAGCATGTGGTCCAGGGAATGAGGTTTAGGGCCTGATTTTAACGATCTGGGTGCACGGCGTGAAGCCGGTTGCGTGGTCCTAAAGGGTTGtccttagtgtcttcattaatcagaggTTAATCAGAGGTTTTGGgcataacatgcaatcaaccaatcagaggtcctctcccattccctttaacagccagtcAGAGGtcttctcccattccctttaacagccNNNNNNNNNNNNNNNNNNNNNNNNNAACGATTTTTGACCCCCCCATCCCTCACACACATCCTGGAGGATTGGTCATGGCATTTTCTTCTCGTTAGACCGGAGCTCTGTGTGTTGATTTGCCTTTGGTGGTCAGCAGGCTGCATCTTATGGTGAAAacctctaggtatggtgaagggtggTGTGATGATGATGGCAACTTTTATATCAGGATTCCATAGTCTCTTGATACCCTGCAATTAACTGGCCTTTACTAATAAAAATATCCCTGCTCCATGGTGATGTAACGCAGCACCACCTCCGTACCCTTTTGTCTGACTTTTGCACTTTGGCCTCTTGCTGCTCGCCTGTATCTTTCCTCATCGATCTTGTCGGAGGTCCTTCGTGCAAACTCGTCTTCGGTATTGTTGCCATGATTTCCGTTGATGAAATCCAACAATAAAGAAATCGCGTTCCGGTCTGCGCAATTTCTCCGTCCGTTTCTGTCTCCCAGACAACTGTAGACATCAGGGCCCATGACCAGACCTGAGAGGGGGCATTTACATTTCTccatttactgtttttcataACATTCTTGACGACAGACTACTTAAAATCGTCATCATTTgggaacacacaaacagaattgCTCTTCTGACATGTGAATGTTCTATTGCACGTACATACCATGACCTGCTACCTGGCAGAGGAACTTCGCCTGTAACTCTCTGGGCCATTACACCCTCTATGTTGCCtctcatgtttgccctcatTGTTTTGCCCTGACTGTTGGCTCATGTGCGTCTCTAGCATGTTTGCCTTCTCTATGCGtgtctctttctgtttgtcccttctatcaatgttctttttaatttcgcTCCCCAATAACATGATTGCTTCCACACGCTGTTTGCCATGTACACAAATCGTCTACTTTCATTATATTTGGGttcattctttttcattttctagcatggtaaaacaaagtgaagtgttgtgaAATATGTTTGAGTCCAGTTGACACCTATTCCAGTCCTGTGATTCTCATCTCcacaccatttcctttaaattttATTAGTCTCAATTCttctattttctgctttttcctaaactcaaacaTTCTTACATAGGTATAATTATCCATAATTATGGAGGTGTTAATTGACCATACATTCAAAAACCTCCGTCACATGACTACTGTCTTTATGAGTTCTACGTGTTCTACTGGTGTTATAAcgtacaaaaaaaatgatgcaaaCATCTGTAAACAAGTGTATGAAAATGGACACAAACATCAAGTCAACAAGGTATAAACTAAACGGTCGATATAACAGCGTCATACAAATAGTAAGCTgaatttcaattttcaaatcCGGGAGAACTCAACACGAGAGGTAACCATACTAACTTCCTCCCATTAAGTCCTTTTTATTCCTCTCAAGTGATCATTTGCGCGTTCTTTTGGCAAACCTTCATGTTGGAGCACCCCATGCCTTTATCCTCGCTCCGCCTCTACCTCTCAGGACATTCTAAACtcgacttttttttaatctgtctttcaggtttcattttctttaccATCAAGCCGCCTGTGTCCCCGCTCAGGTCGTGCTGGCTGTGATCCGCAATGCTCTGCCATGTCTTACcgcttcctctttttttgtgatcggCCTTCTCTTCCGTGATCGTCCTTCGCAACACTCCGCTCAATCCAGGCAAGCAGCGATCTGTCCGGCCGGCTCTTGTCATGACCTCGTGGACACAGAGAGGTGTTTTACGTTATTATGAATGATTAATACCTATAATCacctgggggtggggggagttGGGGTGTATGGGGCGGGGCGTCAGATTGGGAACCGAAACTTCTCTATCTTCCCTCCAGCCCTACGGCCCTGACGCTCGGAGGAACCTATCACAGCCACTGTCAACACGCGTGAGACATGAATGGTGAACACCTAGCGACGTTCGTAGTCGTGCTGGACGGATGACCAGTGAATGTCTTGCTCCACGGACGCTCTTCCTTCCGTGCGAGTGCTGAGCTGTTTCATCGCGGCAGTTCCGCCAACTCGAGCTCTGACAGTCCCTTCTGATCTTGACGTGAGCCAACGTGTCTGAAAAGTTGTAAAATTCTTTTGGTGAAGCGTACAAAGTCTGTATTGCTATGAAAACTGaacaaaattgttttaattacaaTGTTCAAATGTGAACACATTTTTGGAAACCTTGAGACATGAAGGAGAACCCTGTCTCGGACCAGAGGAGACGCCTGTCTTTAATCTCTGGCGGTGCGAGGTTCTGTTCACAAAATCTTACCTCTGAGACTTGATGCCGTGCGGGTGGATTCTCCTTCTCTCCACCTTCTAATCGAACACAAGAGCAAAGATATTATATACAATCCACTCGGGTATGCACACATCACCGTTTCCAATCAACTATCGGTTAAAGCAATGATTCAAATGACCCTATCTTCACTCAAGATACCTCTTGCGCTTTTCGTTTTCTTAGTTGCAGACACGCCACATGTCCAACCTTACAGGAATAAGAAGAATCATATAGGACCCAAGATAAACACGCCTTCCTTCATCTGCGAGAGTGCAGTTACAGATTGGGGAATGTCCAAAAacttgaagtgaaaaaaaacacattttcctgggattaatatttaatattaaacacCCTccgttttcaaaaaaagtccatACCAGAAATTTTGGGTTtcttcaacagttttttctgaAATTGCCTAAACACGCATCAGGCCCCTATCCTGCACCCCCGGCACGGCTGCTTGGTGCCTATACAGGTAGAGGTGAATGATTACAAAAATGTTGCATTCTGGCGTGTCTTCTGTCTTACAGGGGAGGGTGTGTTCAGggggtgcattctgggcgtccgctggtcttacagggaggttgTGGTTCCGGTGTCTAGTTGCTGGGCGTTACGCTGCGCTTACAGGAGGCTGTGATATCGTGTTTCAGTCGGTGCGTTTCTGGCCGTTCCTGGTCTCTTATCAGGGAGGTGTCGGTGTCATTCAGGACCGCTCTGCACTTCCTAGGGTGTGCTTAGGCATCTTCATTCGTACAGGAGGACCTATGTGTTCAGGGCATTctggtgtgctggtcttacaggaggtggtGTTGCACCGTTGAGGGAGGTATGCATTCTTGTCTCGTCGCTGGTCTTACACGAGAGGTAATTGTTTAGTTCTCATCGTGCATCGTGCGGGTCGTAGCTGTGATGTCTACAGGGGAGGGTGGGTCCCAGGACATGCATTCTCTTGCTGCGGCTTGTCTTACAGGTGCGTGCGGCTCAGTTGCATTCTGGTCCGTATGCTATCTTGAGGCTGCTTGGGGGCAGGTGATTCGCTCCAGCCAGTCGATCAACCAGAAACCTTCCTAAGTCACTAACCGCACGGCATTTTCTTGTCTGTTCTCTAACAGAGCCTAGGCTCGTGGCCAGAACACCTGCCAGCATTCTCCTGCTCTCTGTCCCCATAAACAAGCCACAACGTCACACtaaacagcacacacaacaccgcacacctacacacaccacacacaacagcacTACCCACACTCTCCACACGGACGCAAAACCCATCATCATCCACACATACAGGAACGACTCTCAACTAAAGATCTACCCTATGACGTGCAAATCCTCCATAAAAACAGCAATTAACTCCAAAGGTCATCCGCAAAAAAAAACGCCTGTCTTTAAAACGTGTggatgggagaggacctctgattggctgttaaagtGCATGGGGAGGACCTCGAttgctgttaaagggaatggagagacctctgattggctgttttaAGAATGGAGAGGACCTCTGACTGGTGTACTAAAGGAATGGGAGAgaccctctgattggctgttaaagggacatgggagaggacctctgattggctgttaagCGTAATGGACAGgaccctctgattggctgttaagTGGAAGGGAGCAGACCATCGTGTTGGCTGTTACCGGGAATGCGGAGAGGACCTCATCAGATTTGCTGTTTAAAGGAATATTAGAGGACCAGAGACCTCTGCTTCTCCTTTGTTCAAGGGAATGGAGAGGCATCCTGTATGGGTCTTGGCTGATGACTAAAgtgaatgggagaggacctctgattgtcCTTAAATTAAATCGGGAGAGGACCTCGATTGTCTGTTTAAAGGGAATGGAGAAGACCGTGATGACTGTTCAGACGGGAATTGGAGAGGACCACTGTTGgactgttaaagggaatggagaggacctctgattgctGTTAACAGGAAtagagaggacctctgattgtcTTGTtaggaatgggagatgaccaaaatctgattggctgttaaagtGCAAATGGGGATAGCGACCTCCTGATTGTTGTTAAAGTGAATGGCGAGGACGGAACCTCGAttttaacagccaatcagaggtcctctcccattcacTTTAACAGCCAGGCGTTTTTTTGTACCTTTGAGTATTGCTGTTTTTATGGAGGATTTGCACCGTCAtagttttatttgtaatcttctgtatgtgtgtgtgtgctgctttgcgtccctgtgtgtgNNNNNNNNNNTGTGTGTGACAAGGATAGTGTGCACgtgctgtgcacgagcctaggctctgttaaaataacaatgaaatgctgcgttagtGACTTTAGAGGTTTCTGTTgatcaatggcgcgatcacttcccactgcctcaagatagcaatactcccagaatgcacctgtaCAACCTCCCCTGTACCGACCGCACGCCCAAAGCACGGACACACACCCTCCCGAGGAAACCAGCACCAGCCCAGAAtgacacctgaacacacctccctgtaagaacCAGCACGCccaaatgcacctgaacacaactCCCTGTAAGAACAGCACCCCGTAATGCACCTGAAAcaacctccctgtaagaccagcacaacCAGAagcactgaacacacctccctgtaagaccagcagcCAGAAGCACCGTTAACCACTCCCGTAAGACCAGTCAAACCCAGAATGCCCTagacacacctccctgtaaggaCCAgccacgcccagaatgcacctgcaacacacctccctgtaagaccagcacgcccagaatgcacctgaacacacctccctgtaagaccagcagcCGTGCCGGGTGCAGGATAGGGCCTGATGCGTTTAGGCAATTTCAGAAAAAacttggttgaaagaaacccaaatttctggtATGGAACTTTTTTGAAAACGGAGGgtttaatattaaattattaatcccatgaaatgtgttttcttttcacttcaaTTTGACATTCCCCACATCTAACTAACAGCAACAGGAATGGTTTTACTTCTTTCATATCTTCTTCCTTTTCCTGATTGTTGACAGAGTCTGAAACTAAAACGAAGCCAAGATGTCTGAGTGAGTAGGAGTTCATTTAGATTCATTGTTTACCGTGTTGTTGGAACGTTGATGTGATCATACCAgagtgtttttattaatatctTTGCTCTTGTGTTCGATTAAAGGGGAAAGAAGATGACATCCAGCCGCAGGCATCATCTCAAGGTAAGATTTAACAGAATCACCAGAGATTAAAAGAGTCTCCTCGGTCCCAGGGTTCTCCTTCATTTCTCAAGGTTTccaaaatgttcacattttaacttttaaacaatatttgttcagttttcatacaatacaacttTGTACAGTCTTCACcaaaagacttacaactttcagacacgttgctcacgtcacatctacgtcttccagctcggttggagtctgcgcagtaacgctcagcatcaccgggaaagagctcctagaagacttcactggtctccgtcgaAGTCTACGACGTCGCTGTGTCCATTTCTTTCGCTGTTCATGGCTGTGATAGTTTCCCTACCGCGCGTCAGGGCAGGGCTGGGgagttgttctgtccctcccCCCCCGTGATTACTGTATTAANNNNNNNNNNTAATAATAACCGTAACACCTCTCTGTGTCCCGGTCCTGCAGAGCCTGGTCCTGCAGATCGCTGCTGCCTGGATTGAGCAGGAGGCCAAGGACATCACGGCCGCCAAAGAAGCGTACATGGCAGAGCATTGCGCCACCCCCGACCTGAGCGGAGACCAGGCGGCTCTGATGGTAAAAAATAACCTGAAACACACTTAAAAAACTCTGCTTTGAGTCCTGAAGAGTAGAAGCGGAGCGGAGTAACTGCTGGGGGCTCCAACCATGAAGGTTTTCCCAAAAGAACCAAATCTTTGAGGAAAATAACTTTAATGGGGATTTATgtgttaaccctcgtgttgtcttcccgttaaaattgaaaatcaacacttttgttgacgctttttatcgacgtttttaactttttcttatgtttgtgtcccatttttcaacacttttttacaatgtttgtcacattttttgacgtttaacaccacgtaacactaactcattaactagtcttacagttgtttttgtaatgtatggtcaataaacctcaattattggaaattatacctaatgtttgagttagaaaagcagaaattaggaattattgagactaaaattaaaggaatggatgttgatgataatcacagactggaatatgtcaacttttactcaacactatttcaacaacacttcactttggtttacaatgctataaaatagaataagacccaaaattaatgaaagtagagatttgtacttggcaaacagcgttggaatcaatcatgttattttggggaattaaaaagaacattgatataggacaacatgaggacaacatgagggcaacatgaagacaacatgaggacaacatgaggacaacatgagggcaacatgagggcaacatgagggttaagggcCCAGACGTTACATGCGAGTTCCTGCTCATTGACATACATTGTTATGTACGTGCAAGAACATCACATGTCaactattatgtttttttcccaaatgatgAACAGATTTTAAGGTATTCTGTCgtcaaatgttatgaaaaaaCGTAAATGGGAGAATAAATGCCCCCTCCTCCAGGTCTGGTCTGAGCCCTGAATGTCTACAGCGTCTGTAGAACGAACGGAGGCTGCGAGGAGctgattttcttctttttgtatcAACAGGAAATCTGCAAAAAGCTGCACCAGGCCCTCGACAAGATCGATGAGGAAAGATACGACGCAGAGGCCAAAGTGCAAAAGTCAGACAAAGAGGTACGGTGCTGCTGTTAAATCCCCATggaggcagatttttattattaaaggccagttattgcATGGATcaagatactatgcatcctgataaagttgcccctcatcatcacacacccttcaccatacctagaggttttccataagatcatctctcaatgcaaatcacaccagctactagtctaactgaaataaaaccatgccaatctccaGGCATGGTGTGTGATGATGGGGGTCAAAATCGTTGGTGCTGTTGCACTTcagtgctcgggccctaattaaaaTTTCCGTGTTAcgtgaacagggcccttacatGACAaaaagatgctttttttcaactcaGATATTGTGCTAAAACCTTTCAAATTCAAAGTGTGAAGGCAAAATGGCCGCCTTCTGGTTGGGCGGAGCTAGTGAAGGTAAATGGGAAATATGTCCGCAATGATTGGAGTAATATCAACATCAAATCTGGTGAAAATCGGAGTAACTTTGTCCAAGCTAAGGACATTCCAcgcattagggggcgctatggagTCCTTTTACAGGTATGGACCAAGTTGCTGAACAGACTCGCAAAGCTCCCCGGTGTTTATGTGGAAGCCAACTTTTGTGAGTTTTCGTATATATTGAGGCCGTCAAAAatgtggctgatctttaatttaATATCTACATTATCCCATCATCAGCAACCATTCGTCCAATGTCCCGAAGACTCGTTAtattcactaatctgatatcgtcttaaaaaataactgagaaaacattggagaactcTTTTGCAATTGTGTAatcacataatgtaatctggaaactgccctggttaaaaaaacacaaggcaactgatctcagctggtattctgtctacaatggagagcaatggaaatttctaagttaCCCCaaactttatatttatatatatatatatatatacactgtatatccatccatcttcatccccttatccggtgtcgggtctcgggggcagcagctccagtcggggaccccaaactttcctttcctgagccacatccaccagctccgactgggggggtcccgaggcgttcccaggccaggttggaggtATAGTCCCTTCCcctggtcctgggtcttccccgaggcctcctcccagctggacgtccctccacctagtcctgggtctccctcAAGGCCATCAAGACCACATTATcggcaaaaagcagcgatgagatcctgagcctgCCGAACTACGACCCCTCCCCAcaccgactacgcctcgatatcctgtccatgtatattacaaacaggattggtgacaaagcgcagccctgacagaggccaaccctcacctggaacaagTCCCACTTACTGCTAAGAACCCGGACCCAGTTCTCGCATTGGTCATCCAGAGATGGGATGGCCCTGAGAActgaccccctcaccccatactctcgcagcacctcccacagtgtctcccgggggacccggtcatacgcctgtATACgcctactgtatatatataaataataagtaaaagtatgcacTAACACGTTGTGATGTT
This region of Etheostoma spectabile isolate EspeVRDwgs_2016 unplaced genomic scaffold, UIUC_Espe_1.0 scaffold463, whole genome shotgun sequence genomic DNA includes:
- the LOC116686758 gene encoding troponin I, fast skeletal muscle isoform X5, which gives rise to MSEGKKMTSSRRHHLKSLVLQIAAAWIEQEAKDITAAKEAYMAEHCATPDLSGDQAALMEICKKLHQALDKIDEERYDAEAKVQKSDKEIEDLKLKVVDLAGVKKPALKKVRMSADAMLKALLGGQHKVTMDLRSNLKQVKKEVKEETVDAGDWRKNVEGKADRKKMFETS
- the LOC116686758 gene encoding troponin I, fast skeletal muscle isoform X3, whose amino-acid sequence is MSEGKKMTSSRRHHLKSLVLQIAAAWIEQEAKDITAAKEAYMAEHCATPDLSGDQAALMEICKKLHQALDKIDEERYDAEAKVQKSDKEIEDLKLKVVDLAGVKKPALKKVRMSADAMLKALLGGQHKVTMDLRSNLKQVKKEVKEETTDAGDWRKNVEGKADRKKMFETS
- the LOC116686758 gene encoding troponin I, fast skeletal muscle isoform X1 — encoded protein: MSEGKKMTSSRRHHLKSLVLQIAAAWIEQEAKDITAAKEAYMAEHCATPDLSGDQAALMEICKKLHQALDKIDEERYDAEAKVQKSDKEIEDLKLKVVDLAGVKKPALKKVRMSADAMLKALLGGQHKVTMDLRSNLKQVKKEVKEEVADAGDWRKNIEDKADRKKMFETS